The window ccgaccattcgttcatcggtttggagggaaattgaaaaccgttttcaactatattccataaatctagatttagagaaattaagaaaactctcattcgagttttccaataagtgtagtccaatccgttaaagaacggtggacgaaagaccgaacagccctcttgaaaagtcatttctctcgggtgtaaatccgaaatgagaaataccccgctctgataccaattgttaggatcaagagcactaagagggggggggtgaattagtgcagcggaaatcttacagtaatttaaaaacacaagctgcgttcgtccgataaaaaaacgatttcgatataaaagcagaatcacagtgcagtttgcgtctaagcgcagttttgcgtctaagcgcagtttgcgtctaagcacagtttgtgtctacgcacagtttgcgtctaagcgcagtttgcgtctaagcgcagtttgcgtctaaactcagttttacgtccaaacgcagttttacgtctaaacgcagttttacgtctaaacgcagttttacgtctaaacgcagttttgcgtctaaacgcagttttacgtctaaacgcaattttacgtctaaacgcagttttacgtctaaacgcagttttacgtctaaacacagttttgcgtctaaacgcagttttacgtctaaacgtaactttacgtctaaatgtagttttgcgtctaaaagcagttttgaaccttgaaaagcgttttacgtagaaagcagtttgcagttataaatggaatccgaatgtaagcgtaaactgcagtgtgaagatcgtacgaaaacacgatttacgtttgaatgcagattctgaaagatcagagcttagaaactcgttcgtaaaggcgcagagggcagtagcaatgtaggaggtttgcagtaatgataaagtgctcaaggtaaaaggaaaccagagatttagagtggttcggtcagtcttgacctactccacttttggcttcctcctccgacgaggtcaccgacgtcaactagctgccttccttcaatgggcgaaggctaactgcccttttacagtttctctccttttgacaggcttaggagacaacctttacagatcctttctctcctctctttacaactcaagacttaaagaacagaaggaggagaactttaggactttacacaaatttgagctcttagaatcactgaaaagatcaagaattcggtgtggatctgtatcttttcagtgctgaatgggtggggtatttataggccccaacccaattcaaaattcgagctcaaaaccatcaaatcccggaattccgggatcaggcggttgcacctcttgactggagaggttgcaccgcctggcagagctcgaagactgagctcaggcgggtgcacctctctgtcaggggtggttgcacctttctgccagagctcgaagaccgagctcaggcgatgcatcacctgtccaaggaggttgcatcaccctgccagagctcgaagaccgagctcggtggttgcacctctcggcagagctcggaacttgagctctggcggtgctacctcttgacagaggaggttgcaccgcccagtctcacttggagactgagccgtgggcggttgcacctcctggctggagcggttgcaccgcccagtctcgctgggagacttagcctgggcggttgcacctccctgcctgggcggttgcacctcccacagctacttgggttcgaatgggttgaaccattcgacccaacttgagttcttcaggggcccaattgccccaagattaagctaatgggatcacctcccatttctaacttaatcaacgtgctaactacgattaaatctaagacaatttctgcagctttgcttcggtacgacaatcgcttcttccggcgagtttccggcgaacttccgtcgatcaaccgatgaaccctcggtgatgcttctgcggacttccggcaaactcctggactttgcgacgatccacttggcgagttccgacgagcttcgcttggcaagcttctggacttctcggatctgttctcgctgaacctccgacgaccgtccgaacttccgtcgaactctagaactcccaacgtgatcatgatcttgactccggcgcaacacctgctgcttgtctaactttcatcgtagttaatcctgcacaacaaaacaaaaacttcgatcgagacaattagttctaagaaatcaaccaagttgtccggcatgtcattggtccctcgacgcttcgtccgattcttcggcgcatcgtcctctcgtgcagcctattgcccaatcggccagttgactccgcaactccgatatccttggcacaatacccgctcttcttggcccgatacccgagtccacgacccgaagccttctgtcgatacgtcgaccgatccaccggcccgacgtccaatcttctgacatgttcctccggcacaacatgatgttcctgctttaattgtctcatcctgatcgaagcatcctgcgtcactcaaaacgcagattaaatcataaacatatatcaagtagtttcatcatcaaaatacgagattcaacattaagaaGTATGTTGGATCTTCGGTtatgtgccttaagcatccatTATTAGAATATCATCTTTTACTCTTGACTCATGTTTGGAGATATACCTATAAGAAAGAAATGTTtaatttaggtacccatttaacttttggTCCTTCATGGTATTTACCTTTCTTAATTTTTGGTATCAaatcatttatagttcctttaggaactcaagctaatttaaaatattatattttttaagagagtaaatttttcataaaaattatatttaattttaggagGAATATATAGTGTGGATCCTTTTACAAATTTTGTTGGCTTGTAATGAGTATTACTACTCACAAAACAAATTCCTTCTTTTCTTGCTACACAACATTAGTTAACAAGAATTATATTtagtgacttatttttaatttttaatttttttaatatttatcatgataatatatttttttaagtgaGATTAACTCTTCACCTTTAGTGCAAGATGTTGACATATAGTTGTCATACTTATTTTataattcatcaaatttattagtgagaaaaatatgattcttttttagtaaattatatatttaaccaatctttttaagttcattatataaattataaagtgTACCAAATAATTCATTATATGATAAAGATATTTCGGGAGAGTTAAATACCTCATTATTGAATGTCATTAAGGTATAGTTTGTCATTTCTTCTTTGTTGACTTGCTCTTCGACTTCTGTTTTACTTTATTCATCCCATATTATcttgagtattttcttcttcttttaagttGATGACTTCTTTTTCAGCTATGAACActtatttttgaaatatcttaGCTTTTTATACTCGTAGCatatgaatatatttttcttaggcTCACTTTTGTTCTTATCTTCTCGTCTCGTAGGATTTGTCTTATTTTTtctcataaaaatttttaattttcttataagAAGTGTcatattatcatcatcacttTATCTTTTGCTCGAATAGTTTTATATATGGGCAATATCCTTCCTTTTTTTTggaatatttttttccttttttattatgtagtttacaaattattttataggtcattaaagatcttataagttctttaaaataaaatttatccaaGTCTTTAGCTTCTTGGATTACCGTTACTTTCTGATCCCAACATTtatgaagagatcttaaaatcttactcactaattcaagattagtataacttttatcaagagctttttaACCATTGACAACATGTCACTAATAGATTCGCTTggctttattttaaataatttataaatatgaatcaaaaaattaattttagattaatttattttatttgtgccttcatgaATACCAAATATCATGTGCGGTATCACAAGTAGAATCTTTATTTAGCTTATttctatctaaagcataaaataaaatattcaaagctttagtatttaaagaaatttttaaaaaaaaaatcattccattcatccaTCGAtttaaaagatttttgaaattcaaatttaacaacattctataagttcaaatccatagaaagcaaaaaaatctaCATTTATGTTTTCTAAAATGTGTAGTTTGTCTCATTGAATAAGAGGATGaatataatagagtgaccctcttgattacttaaaaaaaattattaaatctatAATGATTGTTAATCTAATTGTTAGAaccatactctgataccaattgttaagatcataaTAGAATTAAGAGAGGGAGGGATGAATTAgtaaaattttatcaaaatttaaaGTTCAATCGATTAATATATTTTAGAAACATGATTAACTAAAAAGTGAATAAAAATTACAAGTAAAATAAATGAATAAGcaacaacaaataaaaagtaagagAAAGAAtgcaaattgatttatagtgATTCCGTTTTCTTGACCTACGTCTACTCTTacttcctcttccctcgaggccttcggttttcactaccaatcttctttccaatgggcgaagatcaactatcgttATTATAATTTTCTCGTTTTAATAGGGTTAGGAGAGAACCTCCACACTCACTCTCTTGCAAGATCTCTTGCCTCCTACAACTTATAATCATCTCTAAACTTAGGAAAGAGAAAGAGACTCAAGCAATTatcaaagagagagctacaaTCCTTCACAAACTCAGAATTTAATGCTCTATCAACCAAGCCttaatgagatatttataggcctctaaAAATTTTAGGGTATGGGTGGTACTATCGTTAACACATGATGGTCCTATCGTCGAAACTTTTAAcattataattttaaacttttggGTGGTACTATCTTTGTAATTTTTTAATTCTAAGTAGTACCACCACCAACGGTGTTGATAAGCACTGTTTGTGCTTATTGATTGACTCAAGTTATACTACTGCTCAAGACAATTGAAGGCCACTGTTTTGGCCTTCTAACAGGCCCGATTCAACCTAGGTCCAAGCCCATTGGCTTTCTCGATAAGTTAGCATGGTTTCAgctcaataccaactcaatttgacTCGGAAAGACCTCGAACAATACTTTAACAATCCAACCACATATCTGACATAATTACGAAGCTTTTAACACGTTGTACACCATTCTAACATTTCGTTCGATCTTTCAACACTTCATTCGAACCTCCGGCATATTGTCCTTTCCTTCAGCATATCACCCGATCTATCGGCATGTCGACTTTCTCATGACATTCAATCTTTCGGTGCAATATCTGATTCTTCTAATATAATGCCCGAACTTATAGCATGAAGTCCAATCTTTGGCCCGTCGACTAATCCTCCGACTTAACGTCTAATTTTCGACATGATATTTTTCTCAACACAATATCTACTTTCCTACTTCAataatttgtccttgatggttcgaGTCCTTAATCGATGTATTTCATACATCACTTATATCAAAAACATATTAGTctataaattcatcaattaatttaatcatcaaaatttgagattcaattcatttgagtcatttataatatatttaagtaAGTTTTATAGCAttattatgatgatcaaaataactctaataaattaatttttatttttatttgagtaATATTATTGTTAGACTAttataaatatttgtttgaataaTTGTTACgatatattttgattttatttggttcatttataatatatttaaatagaCATTATGAAGTTttcattataataaataaaaaaaattaaaaaaaataatttaaacgtttttaaaattaaatatactgtttaagaaaaagaaagagatatcGATCgagaaatatctaaaatatgattATTTTAAAGAAAATCGTCGATTTTAATTTATTGTTTATATTGCATGATGAATTGTACGCATGCGACTTCACCTATAGAGCTCCGATCTGACGTCGTCCTCACGTATCCATCTAAAATTGCAGATGCTGAGAGAACGACTCAATGTTTTGCATTCTACCTCAGAGTGCAGGAACACTCggacgctgctgctgctgctgctgcggccgCTGCTTCTGCCGTTCCAGAAGGCATCCTCATCATGCTTTCCGTCTGTTCCGCAGCAATGGAATCAGACAAAAGCTTCCACAGGCACAGTGCCTATTTTGTCCTCTTCAACTTTAAATCTGTACTACAGATGAGGAATCTACAACCCAACCCTTTCCCTGGCAAGCAGGAAGACAGTTCCACACAGGAAAACAAGGGAACAACAACAGGCACAaagcaaagagaagaagaaaaaggtccCTTTCTTCTGTTGCCTTTTCCTGCAACCCCACAACATGCCTACACTTGCACAGCTAATAGACCTCAGCTTTGTCTTTGTTGCACAGAAACAAATACCTCCTTTCTACGGCAGTCATTTGGCTTCTTGACCTCCTACTGTGGTCTTCTTCCTCCATTGCTTCAACATGTAGAGAAGACAACAGCTACCCGAAGAACAGGAGAAGATGAGAACCTTCTACAGTTTCACCTGTGACTGCACAGATGCAACAGTTTCCTTCTTCCTTCCACGATCTCATCAAAGAAGTCATCCATTTGTCCCACTAGATTCTCGGTTCCCGACCTCAGCATCCCAAACCACCCCTTGAGTTCCTCCACCTTCTCCTTTAGGCTTCCCCCGGCGATCTCCGGTCCACATCTCATGGCTCCAGCTGTCTCCAGCTCGTCTCTTAGCTCTTCGGTCGCCGCCCTGGCTTGCCGGAACTCGAGCATCAGAATTCCCGACCGGCCGTCCAGTCCTTCCACCTCTCCGACCACCCTCTGCTGCAGGCTCGCCATGGAGACCATGAGTTCTGAGCCGAAGAAGAGCGAGCCGTCGGTGACTGCCAGTTCCGGGCAGCAGGAGACGGATCCCCATAGCAGGATGAGCAGCAGCAAGGAGCTGGCGTTCCTCAGTGCGTAAAGCACGCCTCTGAAGCCATTGAACCCGTTGTATCTGGACTCCATCGACAGCCTATCGTCAAACCGGAAAGACATGGGCTCGATCCTCGTCTCCACCAGCACTCTGTTCTCCTCTTCCAGTCCCATGGCTTCTCTCCGGCAAATCGAGACTGCTCGCATCACCTTAACAATGTGGAAGCGACCAAAAATATCAGAGCTTTGAGATATCAGTAGAAGAAAGATGCAGGAATCGAAGCAAGGAAGCCGGTCAAGACCTGCCGGGCAAGGTGGGGATTGGGGTTGTGGCGCCATTCGTCGAGCGAGGAGATCATGTCAGCTGCAGCGGAGCAGTAATTCTCGATGCCCGAGACCCCAAGCTTGATCACGTGGCAGACATCCAACAGTCGCGAGCTCTCGTCCATGTACTCGTCGAGCCACCTCTCGCCGACCGGGAGGTGAAGCTTCTGCACCAGGTTGGTCAGCCGGGAGTGGAGGGACCGGAGGAGCGCCACCGCCCGCTGGAGGAACTGGAGCGACATGAAGGTGTTCGACGTAAGGGATTCATCGAGGTCGTCGATGCCATGggcgaggaaggagaagaagctgTTGACGGAGTTGGAAGAACGCTTCATGGTGGAGAGAAAGTACCAACGgtggtgggtgggtgggtggttGGGTGGGGGTGGAGGCAGAGTAAGTAGGAGGTGGTGATTTAACGTTGGTGGGAGGGCTTGGAAGCCCAACTTCCTAAGCTTCAAGGGATGATGGTTTGAGGGCAATGATGGGTGTCTCCTGCGGAGGGAGAAGGCTGATGGAGAATTCTGCCATAACACATTGTTTAGTGGCAGAAGGAAGACCGGCCTCATGAGTTCCTTTCAttgctccccttcttctcccttaACTGTCTCCAAAGAAAGAGATGAGAAGGCTCTTCTGGTCTTTCCTCTGCCTTTCTAATCTCTGTTTTGACCGTGTGTTGGTTggagttcctctctctctctctctctctctctctctctctctctctcctttaacCAAAAAGGTAATCACTGAGCAAACAGTGCATGATGGATTGTAGGATGTGCTCATCTCACTGTGTCTCAATTCTTTATTTGGGCTGAGGAAGAAATGTTTTCAGCAAAACAAATGAGATGGGAGATTTGGTAGGAGGCTTCCATTTCTTCCGAGGAAGGCAATGATGGCTTCCTCCGTATCTCAGTATCCACTATACAGGTAGTCTTTTcaggcttctctctctctctctctccttattcTAGTCTCCCAAGAACACCAATCTGCCTAATTGCTGCTATTAATTTGAGGTGGGGAGGAGTTCGTGGGATTTTGGAGACTGTGATTGCATTGGCGGAGTACGAGTAATTTAGAGTAGGTTGGCATGCATCCCTGCAACAACAGCAAAAAGAGGACTTGTCACTGCAACAGCATCTCGACAACTACAAGTACGCAGGGAGAGAAGAGGGAAGGCTGTAAAGGGTAgggagggagggggagagagaaaGCCAAAGCACCTGAGATCCATGCAAAAAGAGGTTGCTATCGAGAGAGATCATTGGATTTCTACTAACGTCCATGCTGTCAAGAGGGACAAGAGTTGTCCTCAGCTCATCATGGCCATGAGTGTGGACAGTGGTGGCTGTCACAGAGGCTCATCACAGcacaacatctctctctctctctctctctctctctctctctctcacagctTGGAGAGGGGTATGAAGAGGGGGGTGATGAGGCCATGGCTGATGTACATGATTGCAGAGGAAGAAGAATGATGGTGATGTTGTAAGACAGTTTTGGGGCAAAAGGGAAGGCAGGCAGAGACGAGCATCAAACGGGGCACTGCAAAGCTGTGGAAGCGTGTCGTCTTTTTCATCATTCTTGTTGATGATTCTTTGAGCTGGGCATTCCCTCAGGAGCTTTCCCTCCACAACTTGGTTTCTGCTTAGCCAACACGAAGAAGAGGGAGTACAGATCGACATCAGGTCATGCATgcaatgtagagagagagagagagaggagagagagagagagagagagagacgagagaCGAGAGAAACTATCAAAACAAATGTCTTCAACAAAACCTTGCTCTGCTCTGCACTGCACACTGAGACTGTGGCCGGTGCATGGAGATGGACAAGCCAGCACATATCCAGCAGCATTCATGGCAGAGATTTGGATTACCCCAATCTGAATTGATATAATCTGATCTTTATGCTTATCCCGCACAGAGATTGTGCCACATTATTGCAAGCATTTGTGGAAGAACTGATTGATACTCCTCCTACTCTAAGCTGCACAAAGAAGGCCCAGTCCACCACAGGCCTATAGAAGCTCTCTACACGGATTCCAAGTTGAGACTTAGGGTTGAACATAGTAACATAAGATTTAGTTCAAATCATTCATTCGAAAAGCTAATTATAGATCCATCTCTCCATTACGTATGTGAAAGTAACCTAAATAAATGGAAAGGTATGCGGTCGAATCAATTGCATTAGAAAAATGTTTGTTCCTTGTCATCTCATTTATTTCGCTATAAATATGCACACAAGCTAAGCTGTTGTGATGCCAAGTGAGTTGTTGTTGACATCCATCTTGAATGCAGTGGAGATGGCACATGTTGCGCTTGATCTTGTCGTCGTGGAGTAACGTGTATTGCATGGGGGATTCTGATTAAGCCAACACTTGGTCAAACCTTACCACACAATGTCCTCTTTGTTTGACAAAAGTTTACATGAAACCCAACTTAGTCGAAAGATTTTGGCTGTGGCAATGTGTCAAAATTTGGGAACCAATCAATCTTTGGTCCATGTCAGAAGGCTTGAGTTTGATTAAGATTCTCACAAAAGTACATCGACAATAAATCCGACAAAGATCTTCTACTATTAGtatgatattatttttcttatttatatatatatatatatatatgtgttaatAATCCAATCCTTATAATACTTGTATAGATGTCATGCTGACTGGGCTTTAATTTATACTTCTTTAAACATGCACTTTAAATGGTTGAATACATTAAAATATTTTAGATGCAAATAACAGCAGTGAAACGAAGAGTTCAACACTTAGTCAAAAAGCTAATAGTCATCATCATCTCACGTGCCCCAACTTCCCCAAGTTTCCCCCATCTTCTTCTCATTACTTCCGGTCGATGTGTATGCTCATCCACCCCATCGCTCGTCCTTATCCACCCACCCCACAACAGAACCCTCGCCCACCTTCCTCGAAGCTCCCCCGACCGACTACGTGTCGCCCTCCCGATGGCTCTCCTCCATGGTCCCACTCGCGGTCCACGCCGCCCCCGGTCCGCTCAAGCCTTCCCGAGTCTCTCCGTCGGCCGGGCCGACCCGCTTCCCGACGAAACTGGTGACGTAAGCCGTGACAGAATCCCGCCCGCCGCTCTCCTCGCCACGTCGATATTCGACCACTCGATGAGCGCCACGTCGACCAATCTCTTCTCCGGGTCCCCACATGTCCCTTCTCGAAGGTGCCACCCGGGCCCCGCAGCCGCCCGAGCGGTCCACCACCACGTGTCTTTATTCGCCCCACGGTCGTCTATTAAAGCCGCGTCTCGCCGGGTTCCCTAAAGTTTCAGAGCTTGCATCCTCTCAGCGGTAGAAGACCGCGGAGCTGCGGGATCGGACGGCCGTCGATCGAAGAGAGCAAGCGATGAGTGGCGGAGATCTGCAGCTGCCCCCTGGGTTCCGCTTCCACCCCACGGACGAGGAGCTCGTCACGCACTACCTCTGCCGCAAGTGCGCCGACCTCCCCGTCCCCGTCCCCATCATCGCCGAGCTCGACCTCTACAAGTACGACCCCTGGCAGCTCCCAGGTAAGCCGTCTCATCTCATGCCCTGATGCATACGATCGCCGCACGATCTTGATCCCGTGGTGGCGGCAGGGTTGGCGTCGTACGGAGAGAAGGAGTGGTACTTCTTCTCGCCGAGGGACCGGAAGTACCCCAACGGGTCGAGGCCGAACCGGTCGGCGGGGTCCGGGTACTGGAAGGCGACCGGGGCGGACAAGCCGGTGGGGACGCCCAGGCCGCTGGCCATCAAGAAGGCCCTCGTCTTCTACGCCGGCAAGGCCCCTAAGGGGGAGAAGACCAACTGGATCATGCACGAGTACCGCCTCGCCGACGTCGACCGCTCCGCCCGCAAGAACAACTCGCTCCGGGTAAGCAGAGCACCAACTCCTGTGCAAATGTTAGCTCGCCTGGGTGTGGAAGATGACGTGGTGAGACACGTGTTGGGTTGCAGCTGGACGACTGGGTTCTGTGCCGTATCTACAACAAGAAAGGAAACAGCGGCTCGGAGAAGCCGGGGAACCCGGTGAGTCACCCGGCTGGGTCGACGGTGGCCGGCGACATCCCCGAGGACCGGAAGCCAGCGCTCGGCCAGGGCGCGCCGCCGCTGGCGTACAGCTTCGCGCCGTCGGACTCCATACCCAGGCTGCACGCCGACTCGAGCTGCTCGGAGCACGTCCTGTCGCCGGAGTTCGTGTGCGAGAGGGAGGTGCAGAGCCAGCCGCGGTGGCGGGCCACCGACCGGGACAAGGCCGTCGGCCTCGGGAATCCCGTGGCCGCCGACAACGCCAACGCCAATTCGGCCTTCACCCAGTTCGAACCGGGCCTGCTCTCCTCCGGGTTGGGGGACCCGTTCCAGGACATCCTCATGTACCTGGGGAAGCCCTTTTGAGCCACGAGAACACCAGCGGACGGAGTTGACTCAGCGAGCTGCGGTGGAATCGGTGCGCGCGGAGGGGGGTTTCTGGCCGTCGGATTCGGAACCATCCGAATGGCACGGCGGGAGGCGCCACGGCAGCGATGAGACCGACTCGATTCCGGGCGGCCGAGTTATGAACGAGTGGACGTACAGATTGGTTGTTTAGCGGATGATACTGCAGGGGCACACGTTTCTTTCATACATAGAGGCTTCGTGGAATGAATCCAAT of the Musa acuminata AAA Group cultivar baxijiao chromosome BXJ2-10, Cavendish_Baxijiao_AAA, whole genome shotgun sequence genome contains:
- the LOC103999984 gene encoding uncharacterized protein LOC103999984 encodes the protein MRPVFLLPLNNVLWQNSPSAFSLRRRHPSLPSNHHPLKLRKLGFQALPPTLNHHLLLTLPPPPPNHPPTHHRWYFLSTMKRSSNSVNSFFSFLAHGIDDLDESLTSNTFMSLQFLQRAVALLRSLHSRLTNLVQKLHLPVGERWLDEYMDESSRLLDVCHVIKLGVSGIENYCSAAADMISSLDEWRHNPNPHLARQVMRAVSICRREAMGLEEENRVLVETRIEPMSFRFDDRLSMESRYNGFNGFRGVLYALRNASSLLLLILLWGSVSCCPELAVTDGSLFFGSELMVSMASLQQRVVGEVEGLDGRSGILMLEFRQARAATEELRDELETAGAMRCGPEIAGGSLKEKVEELKGWFGMLRSGTENLVGQMDDFFDEIVEGRRKLLHLCSHR
- the LOC135624414 gene encoding NAC domain-containing protein 48-like: MSGGDLQLPPGFRFHPTDEELVTHYLCRKCADLPVPVPIIAELDLYKYDPWQLPGLASYGEKEWYFFSPRDRKYPNGSRPNRSAGSGYWKATGADKPVGTPRPLAIKKALVFYAGKAPKGEKTNWIMHEYRLADVDRSARKNNSLRLDDWVLCRIYNKKGNSGSEKPGNPVSHPAGSTVAGDIPEDRKPALGQGAPPLAYSFAPSDSIPRLHADSSCSEHVLSPEFVCEREVQSQPRWRATDRDKAVGLGNPVAADNANANSAFTQFEPGLLSSGLGDPFQDILMYLGKPF